The Canis lupus familiaris isolate Mischka breed German Shepherd chromosome 14, alternate assembly UU_Cfam_GSD_1.0, whole genome shotgun sequence genome window below encodes:
- the LOC482280 gene encoding LOW QUALITY PROTEIN: zinc finger protein 300-like (The sequence of the model RefSeq protein was modified relative to this genomic sequence to represent the inferred CDS: substituted 1 base at 1 genomic stop codon): MTKSHGPLSFEDVAVAFTKEEWQQLDPAQRTLYRDVMLENFSHLVSLGHPVSKPDVISKLEQGEEPWIIKRDIPNWIYPERENRLENPQLDMLGGVSFHKEILESVTRDCSLYSIFKVWQDDDQVERDQENQNRLLRQVMAIKHKTVVEESGYSFKALGKLFHDYTDLDASKQRLCKCNSFEKSLEPNIKLFHCTRGYARKNTDENFGCGSTLISSYSKHEKNQNGVKPCEGSQCGKIISNKQSLIQNVNNETGEKTCVCIECGKSFLKKSQLLIHQRIHTGEKPYDCGTCGKAFSEKSHLIVHQRTHTGEKPYECSECGKAFSQKSSLIIHQRVYSGEKPYECSDCGKAFCEKSPLIIHHRIHTGEKPYECNQCGKAFSQKSKLVIHHRAHTGEKPYECTECGKAFCEKSHLIIHKRIHTGEKPYKCAQCEEAFSRKSELIIHQIIHTGEKPYECTECGKTFSRKSQLIIHQRTHTGEKPYKCSECGKAFCQQSHLIGHQRIHTGEKPYVCSECGKVFSQKSHLPGHQRIHTXEKPYVCAECGKAFSQKSDLVVHRRIHTGEKPYRCAVCGKAFIQKSQLTVHQRIHTVVKS; encoded by the coding sequence atgaccaAGTCTCATGGTCCATTGTCATTTGAGGATGTGGCTGTAGCTTTCACCAAGGAGGAGTGGCAGCAACTGGATCCTGCTCAGAGGACCCTATACAgagatgtgatgctggagaacttCAGCCACCTGGTCTCATTGGGACATCCAGTTTCCAAACCAGATGTCATCTCAAAGTTGGAACAAGGAGAAGAGCCATGGATCATAAAGAGAGACATACCAAATTGGATCTATCCAGAGAGGGAGAATAGACTCGAAAATCCTCAATTGGATATGCTTGGAGGTGTTTCCTTCCATAAGGAGATATTGGAAAGTGTAACAAGAGATTGTTCATTGTACTCCATTTTTAAGGTCTGGCAGGATGATGACCAGGTGGAGAGAGATCAGGAAAATCAAAACAGACTTCTCAGGCAAGTCATGGCCATCAAACATAAAACAGTTGTTGAAGAGTCTGGCTATTCATTTAAGGCATTAGGAAAACTATTTCATGACTACACAGACCTAGATGCTTCAAAACAAAGACTGTGTAAATGTAACTCATTTGAAAAGAGCTTGGAACCTAATATAAAGTTATTTCATTGTACTAGGGGTTATGCAAGAAAAAACACTGATGAGAATTTTGGATGTGGGAGTACActtatttcttcctattctaaacatgaaaaaaatcagaatggggTGAAACCCTGTGAAGGTAGTCAATGTGGAAAAATTATCAGCAATAAACAATCTCTTATTCAAAATGTGAATAATGAAACTGGAGAGAAGACCTGTGTATGCATTGAATGTggaaaatcttttctaaaaaagtcaCAACTCCTAATACATCAacgaattcatactggagagaaaccatatgattgtggtacatgtgggaaagccttcagtgaGAAGTCACATCTCATTGTACATCAGAGAACtcatactggggagaaaccttatgaatgttcTGAATGTGGAAAAGCTTTCTCTCAGAAATCATCCCTCATTATACATCAGAGAGTTTACTctggagaaaaaccatatgaatGTAGTGACTGTGGGAAAGCCTTCTGTGAGAAGTCACCCCTCATTATACATcacagaattcacactggagagaaaccttatgaatgtaatcaatgtgggaaggccttctcCCAGAAGTCAAAGCTGGTTATACATCATAGAGCTCATACTGGAGAGAAGCCATATGAATGTactgaatgtgggaaagccttctgTGAGAAGTCCCACCTCATTATACATAAAAGAATTCACACTGgggagaaaccttacaaatgtgcTCAGTGTGAGGAAGCCTTCAGCAGAAAGTCAGAACTCATTATACATCAGATAATtcatactggggagaaaccttatgaatgtactGAATGTGGGAAGACCTTCTCCCGGAAGTCACAGCTCATCATACATCAGAGAAcgcatactggagagaaaccttataaatgcagtgaatgtggaaaagccttctgTCAGCAGTCACACCTCATTggacatcagagaattcacacaggagaaaaaccTTATGTATGTAGTGAATGTGGAAAAGTCTTCTCTCAGAAGTCCCACCTCCCAGGGCATCAGCGCATTCATACATGAGAGAAACCATATGTATGTGCTGAATGTGGAAAGGCCTTTTCCCAGAAGTCAGACCTTGTTGTACATCGGAGAATTCATACTGGGGAGAAACCCTATCGGTGTGCTGTATGTGGGAAAGCATTCATTCAGAAGTCACAACTCACTgtacatcagagaattcatacagtGGTAAAATCATAA